CATCagaaaaattgctctctgatttcttgtcagagtcgaccccagccaagCTCGAGTCAACCCCActatagctcgagtcgaccctagaaaaaTCCGACCCCAGCTTGCAGCAacaaaaaactgctctctggaATTTTCTGTcaaagtcgaccccagacacTGGCATTGTAGCTCGAATCGACCCTagaagaatccgagtcgacccgagcACAACTGACAACATAACGACTAGTTCTACAGAAGTACTTTTTAAGGCTCCAAGTCCAaaggctataaacggctagtttcttcaatccaacggccaGAAATTGATTTTTAGGAATTATAGAAGTATTTTAGAGCCACTATTCATCAGGAAAAACGATCTGAAGTGAAATTGAAGTgcatattcaaaagaaaaagaaaattcaagagAGCCTCATTCATTGCTTCATTTCAAGATCTAaaagaaggtggttgagcagatttcaaGTGACTTCAAGAGCTTTACCAACCCCTTAAGGAGTGAAACAACCTTGGCAAATAAGAGAAGAGCATCTACAAAGcgataattattttcttatctcttctttgggtgcatatttgttttaattgCTCATTAGGAGCTTTAAACCTTTGATCTCTTATTCCttataaggtttgttggtgagtccgtaaaaccaatggtgtaggttgttggtgatccCTTAAAACCAACGGTTAGGTTTAATTGGTAATCCCGTAAAACTAATtgtaagatttttggattgtgagcccagaaaaacaatccaactgtaatccgaggggttatagtgaatttccaagagaacgcttggagagtggacgtaggtgccttagggtgcaccgaaccactatacttgcttgtgtttgtattgtgctcaTTTTGTGCTTCTTGCCTTATTCCTTTTATTATATtgcataattgctctagcttgatTTCTAAAAGTAATTTAAGCGTGCTTAACTAAAGCTTAACTAAGTTTGCTTCTACTGCACTTATACACTTCACTTAGGCCAAATTGTTcatttataaataaaatctaaagtcctaaaattttagaaaatccaattcacaccccccccccccctcttgggttgttatCTTGGGCAACAGTTGCCTATTAAGGCAAGCCAATACCTCAGTCTACTATCTCCACTTGGTTGTACCAAAACACCCTTATGTGTGTTGCTTCCCTGAAATCCTCTTTCAGCTGATCTCCCAACTGCTCTTCATAAAGGGGTAAGCACCAGAAATCCATTTGATTGTTTTGTTTCTTATAAATGGAAGAAAGTTACAGATATGGATGTTGACACTCTTTTTGTaaaagataaattaaattaaaaaatcaaGAAAGATTTTCCTTTACCTATTTTAAGTTCTGGCATTAAGAAGTTTGGTTGCAGGTTAAATTTTGGTTCGATGGTCTAGTTGATGATAAAACACTCACCTAgtggtaaaagattaaccagcATGAAGGCGTAAAGTACCACAAGACTTCTGAAATCTGTCTGGGTCCTATTTGTATACTTTTTGTAGCTCTTGACCATTATACCACCAATGAAGAATTTTTTCATGCGTATCCTCAAAGGGAGATATTTTTGGAGGTAACACCAAGATACTAATCCAGAACTCTGGCTAGTCATATATGTTTTTTAGATAAGATTCTATGCTGATTTCAACAATTTCCTTGGGTCTGTTTTGAGAGATTGAATGGTTCCCTCTCTCAAATTGGATTTTAAATAAGTGTTTGCAGTCAATTCAATATTTGTTCCACACATTGCTAAATCTGTATTATAATGTGGTTGTAATCTGCTGCCAATATTGTTCTGACAGATAGTATTTACTATTTTGAGCTAATCAACAACTGAAGAAATTTTAGCTAATGTTTTTGATATGAAAGTATCTAGGTAAACATAACTACTTTTGGGGGAATAGGGTGCTTCTTATCCAAAAGGCCAAAGGGGGTTTTTATTTCTCTGAGCAAGTATGTCAACGACTCAAAGAAATGGTTTTCTATACAAGATTGCTTGCAAAAGTATAGACATTTATAGTAATCATATCCATAAGAAGTTAGTCCCTTCCAATGATatacaatatcaaaatatgAGAACAGCTATCAACAACTATACAAATCTGTCTTTTATCTAAATTAACGACTGAATTTAGGGATTTGCAAAGAAATACATGCTTCAAACCTGGAAAGTTAAATCCAAATGACAACTGAATAACTCAAAGTTGAAGAGCAAGCAAACCTATTAAACAAGATTATTCTAAAATAttgggaaaaaaatattttttaacttttaaaaATGTCGTCATAATACACTAATTGATGTAGGATAGTCTAGGGGTTTAGCATGATATGAAGGCGATGGCTGATTTAATGGATTGCTGGTTTatctttttttccccaaaaaacAAGAGATTCTCTTAGAGTTAAACAATAATAGTGATGCAATATTGATAATGCAGAAGGTGGCAAGCAAAAGGAAATGTAACTATCACTTGATTGGAGTTATGAGATCCTATCATGGAGTAAAGAAATTTGGTTACTTGGAACTTAGATTAAACTGTTAAAGTAGCAGTAGGAATCATTATGGCGAAGTATGGATGTTGATCTAGGATCTCAAAAAGAAATTAGTGAAGTCTATGAAAATTTGCACCCTCAAAGTTGTAAAACAGAGACAAGAAGCAGCAACATAACGTGAAATAACAGAAGCCATTAATAGAAAGGAAATAGCAAATGACATTCAATAGCCTCACACCACCATGAAAGTAGGCTTTACCTAGGGTTGCGATACCCAAGCTTGTCTTATGGTATTGCactaaaggagaaagaagacCAGTAATTTCATTAATATTCTGCACAAAAGCTGATTGTATAAAGAAGTGATTCTATACTTTATACAAGGGTTTGATTTTGGTTGGAGCATGGTATGCCATAGAGTGacatttaatgccactctgtggcatttaacgTGGGGCGTGCGCGCACGGAAAAAGTCCGCGCACGCTTTTACCTCTCTTTCGGTTCgataccggtccgaaccgaaaCCGTACTGGTCCTACGGGTACTGGTACGGCGTACTTTGGGTTGGATTCACTCTCAGAGGGGTGGGTGGGATGAGAATAAGAGTATGAAGGTGGGGATTTCCTACCCAGCGTATGCCTATCACACTTGAAAGTTGCAATAATGTTGAAACAGAAATACCTAAACTACTTTCAATCCCCTTGGGTTAAAAAGCCCCTACATCTCTAATAGTGGCGCAGATATTTCAAGATTACCTGACCACAAGAAAAAATAACATAACATTTGGACACATCACTTGAGATACAAAAGTTTGCTGTGAGCTAAAAAGGATCACCCCCGCTATGTGTTCTAAAAAATTATGTTTATGCATGACATTTGTACACAAATAAGGTTGGTTAGATAAGTGACAACATGGAACCCATAGAGAGGTAAATCATATAAACTTCAATAAGCTTTTCTAAGCAAAACTTAAGAAAATGATGTTAGGCACTCCCTAAAAAGAAATTATGCACAAGGGAAAGTCTTAGGATGTGCCGATCGAGATGCTATGATGATGGCACGACAGTCCCGTCCCGACACTTGGGACGGTACACCGTACTGGCTCCCTGCTTGAAGTCCCATTAGGATTTGAAACAATGATTATGCGCTACATTATTTTCATTTGTTGGTGCATTTATATAAAACCATTTTGGAGATCTCAATACTCACAGATACATGCAACATTACTTTTGAAAATCCCAATATCTAGTCACACCCTATGCAGGAATTTCTGTTGACtgtaaaatgttaattcaacaAAACCTTGGGCCTTTATATAAAACTATCTGGGACATCTTACACAAAAAGAATGAAAAACAGATACCAATAAGCAATTTCCAACCAAAAATTCTAACAACTGCAATCAAGTTCTTGTTTAGAAGGCTCTAGTACattcatctacaaatttatcTGAAAACAGTGAAAATATATGAAGGAGACCCTttgtgcataaaagaaaataaaaattacaaAATTAATGTGCTAAAGTAAAACCTGGGTTTAAGAAATGATTTACAGCTAGAAGTGGACTGTACCTCGAGAATTAGAGATTGTGTTTCCTTGTCCTCAGCAAGTAGCTCAAATGTTTCGTTCCATACAGGGTTGAGATTGTTGTTGATCACTTTTGTTTTAACCTTGAACATAGGGCGTACATATAGAACCACATAAGGATCAGATTTACCAAtcatttccatatttttcaaagcAGTTGCTTTCACAATAACCAATGAAAGTATTCCCTGTGGTTTAAGCTCTAGTTCGCTGCACAAAAACATTTACAAATTATGTCAGCATCCCCACTGTGAGCTTCACAGCAGAAAAATCTCTGAAAAGGAGATTGCTCAAAATGAATAGAGTATTATCATGATAACTGTCACTACGTTAACAAAAAATCTAGATGTAACTGGtttgcaaaagctgaaacaccAAAGAGAACACCTGACTGGTATCCATAGTACGCCGTCCTCAATGCATATGcacatgtatatatacactTTACATAATTTACATATAATGCACAAGCACATGATAGCAACATAAGAGCATAATATCTGAGGACTCTAATTTCATAACATTGAACATTTGAACCAATGTTCTAAACCTAAATAATAAAGGAAAGAGAACTGCAACACCTATCTGCTCCCCTACCTGCTCATGAACCTAGTCCTGTGTGGCAGTTGGGAAATGGCATGATAAATAGGGGTCGATGGGTGTCAGGTGGGGCCTGCATGCAGGTTGCCCAATCTGCACACCACATCCTGAGCAGGTAGGGGGGAGTGAGGAGATGAAGTTTTTTCCTTGAAGGTATGGCACTAGAAATAACATAACTaacaaaatatagaaaaaaaatgaacaagTTAACTATGACTATAAAGGAAAACATATTAAAAGCTTGATATTTTATCCTTCCTCTGAAAAAGCCTAAAGAGATGACCAGGATTTTGTgatatttgtgttctagatggTTCTACATGTTTCTTGCCTTAGCACTTGAAATGGTACCCCAATTCAGCTTGACAATGCTTTTGACACATGAAAAATATAGAATATAATGAGAAACGAGGCAGAAAAGATATCCAAATAGGTCAATTCCATATCCCGGATCTATTTTATAAATGAGATATGATGTGGTTATAAGGTACAATATTTGCTAGGAAAAATAATATGGGTCAATATCAGAACAGGAGTGAGGTTAGTGCTGCCTTGAGAATTGAACATAAATTTTTCAGGAAAGGACTTAAATTTAAATGGGAAGTTGGATTTAGGATATTTGCTCTATTAACTTAAACCCAATCCAGAGTATATCATTTAAACACATGAACCTAGATTTACATTCATACCAATGTAACATGCATGaaagtagagagagagaaaaaaaggagaaaaattacCTTAGGTCCACATCTACTCCACCAAGTGGAACAACAATTCTATGAGGCCACTGGAGCATGTCCGTAACAATTGAATTCACAGTATCCTATATTATGGAGAATGGTATATTGAGCTTTGGATTAGTTCTTGTCTAAGAAGTGGACCACTGACTAGAAGTAAATATTCAAACTTACATCAATCATGTCCGAAAGCCCAGGAATAGCGGTTAAACTTCCACCCACAGCCTTCAATGTATAATCTATTCTAGGCTTTGGCTGAAACAGACAAGTAAATTCATGTTGATCTCAGTGGTTCATAGTTACATGAAACAGGTGTAATCAAAACTTTCTGACATTTAATATATAAATTCTTCAAGCATCTAGCTGTAGTAGAATAAACATAGAATCGTTTTCTTCTTGGGTTCATGCCCAATTTGCTGTGAAGTATATTTTTTCTGATAAGGTAACACTAATCATACATGGATGTACAAATCCACTTAAATGGTTGATTTATTCAAATTTCACAAAGATTTGAATAATGTAAAATGTAAATGGTATTAGATACAAACCATTTCTCAATTTTATTGTCATATTTCACAACTCAACCATCGTTTAGAATTTCATTCAAAAGAATTGCATGACCATTACATTGTGATGTTTTGGCCTACCATctgaagagagggagagagcaggTTTATAAGAACACGAGAACCTTTTTTATTCCGAAACTCTTACTTCCTCCTTAAACTAACATGTTGTCCCTCTCTAAGTTAATATGGTCCTCCTTCCAAAATTGCTCCTCAGAAACACATCTTATTTCATATTGTCATATACCCTTCTATTATTTGTTGAAACCATTGAAGCCTGATATGCAATCAGAAGACAAATAAGATGTAAAGGGCGTGGCTTTACATCACATGACCCTTACCATGCAATTTTTATGCCTGTCCAGTCAATTACTTCATGAACCTAAAGGAAGTATCCAAGTGTTTTTCCTTAAGATGTGAGGTTGAGAACTGTAAGTTCGCCTTAAATTTGTGTAGGAAACTATATAAAATTAGTGGCACATCTCACATAGTCATGGCAAGTTTCAAATATTCTTTTATCTAAAAATGTGCTCTAAAAGCTTTTACAAGTTTCCTTCACCAAAAAATACCAACCAAATGATAAAAGCATTCTCAGCCCATCCAAGTACTAGATAACTAATAATATATACTAAAAAGATTCTTCTAGAAGGGAACTTTCTAGCTGAATCGATACAAACATGAAAAGTCCAACGCTTGTGACTTTTCATGGCAATAAAGTAGTTAGGGCTCTAAACAGCTCAAGTGAATGGCCCATCTCAACTAGATTGGTGCTGTAGCAGACTCATGCAGCCATAACCTGCCCATCAATTGTTTCATGCAAAATCCAGTTTCCGGTTTAAATAAGCTGGTTTGGATCAGATCAGGTTCTGAACATATTTGATCAGATGAGTTTCATGTTGGGTTTCATATTAACTACTCCAGTTTTGAAACTTAGCACAATTAACTAATACTTCAATTCAATACAGGCCCATTGTCTTCTATAATAAGCAGAGACTTGAAACTAACAAAAAGTCAACATTAAAAGAATTAATTCAACAGCTATTTCAAAAGAATTAGATGTCTAACtctattacaaaaaaaaaaaagatgccagTGCATTATTATTCAACCATCATCATCACCAAAAATACCAATTGCAGCCACTTAGGTAAAGCTTTAAGAATGTTCTTTGCCATTTAGTCAAATAAGGATCATTTCATAGCTTGAACGTCACTCTTCTTGCAACAGTTACAGATCTGACATCAACAATCCGCCATTTTATTAATGCTTGGGGTTGACACCGGTAATATTCCAGGTGTTCCTATTTtcgcttttattttttatgagatTTGAATATAATATGACCAGAGATTTCAGATCAACTTCACTAGGAGTCAAGGACACGAGTCCATCATCCTGCTACAACAAACTTATCCAACAGTGTCGTTGCCAGCATGCTTTGGACATTAGACTACAATCCTGGTGGAAAATAGCATAGTAAGTATCAAGATTTAGAATAAGAATTGCAAAATAACAAATTTCCCAGTGGAGAAAGATGATTAAATGTAATATTTATCATATAGAAACATTAAATGTAATATTTATCCGATTAGAAACGTCCATCCTAGCTAGCTTAAACATGCTacaatttttttcatgaaatcCAAGACTTTTTGCAGCTATTTCATTCAGTAAGCAAACAAAATCGACAAGAGATTAAAGAAGTAGCTAAATATCAAGCCAAACAAGCATCATCCGCTTAATACAATTAGCAGAACCTTTCAGCATGGCATGCAACATGACTTTATATAAGCTTGCTGAGATCAATCCAAGCATCTAATAACATAACGATTAAAAGATCCTTTTCCTGATTTCTCCACCAAAAGGATAGGCACATATGACAGCCATACAGACAAGAATTATCTCATTCATTTTCAAATGGACATCTCTATACTCTTTTCTATTATTCCAACCAAAGGCTAAATACATGGTCAATACAAGCATTTCAAAATTTATCAAAAGCCCTACCTATATTTTCCTAAAACTACCTGTTAAATTTCCACCATGAAGATCAGCATTTATGACCACACCACACCATGACAAACAGTTCGGCATCAAATAATTGCCTAATTTTCTAACACTTAAATTTCATGTTACAACTCATTTATGGAATTGTATCCCATGTCCAAGTTTTACAGAGTTTCAAAAAAGAATaactataataataataaaattaggcATTACCTCAGCAAGGAGAGCAACAACCACAGCAGAAATGCAGGGAATCTCTTCAGAAAGTTGGAAAATAACACGCACAACAGTGAAAACCTGAAGATCTTTCACCTGCAACCAGAGCAAGATAGATGATAAGTAAAATCTCAtgcctaaaaaaatattatataaatcgAAGGGTATGCATTTCTTCCATGGAAGCATACCTAATTTGAATGATAAAAATCAAATAGTAACACTTGAACAAAATGATGATCATGTACTCCTCTATAACATATAAATATTAGATTACAAATAAATGTAAACCTGAATGGGTAGCGAAGCAACAAGAGCTTCAACTGCAAGAATTATGCTCAGATCTCCACCCCATCGGAAGTCAATATCCATAGTAATCTGACCTTTCTTAAGGTTCTGTACCCGGATGCcttcaaaaagaaaatacatgtataatataacatatgatgtataatatataaaatacaGTCTAATAACATGTTAAGAGATTCAATAACATTTGACTTGATCTTTGTcctattatattatgaaaatgagATAAAGTAGAAGAAGTGCATCACTAAGGTTTGGAGAATTTCAAGAAACATATTTTAATAGGAGAGCTGAGAGGCATGACAACAGAAGCAGCTCAAGTACCGCCACAGACaacatttaaagattctctGATAGATGGAAATTTAGCAGAGCAAGAAGATTGCATCCAGATGAAGGAATTCGCTGCATCTAGTTTTTCTAGGTTTAGATGAGAAGAGAAAGTCGATCTCAAAAATACAATAAAACCAGTAAGAGATATTAATCAAGGCACAGATCATTTCTTGAGTCAATTGAAAGTTTGGAACCTCAACAGTGATATGCTGTATTATATGCATATCCTGTTTTGACGACTTAAAAATTTTAGTTGAAAGGTAATATCATAAGCATACAAGTTATACCAATATTATGGAAAACAAATTGTTTCCTACAATCATAAGAGGGTTATCCTTGAAATAAGAAAAATACTGCAAATAATACAAAAAGTATCTATATGTCCAACAAATTACTTCAATAAAAAGGTGTAAGCTACATGCTTGGTAATTCTGCCTTTCCAAGAAAAGTTCTTGGAGAATGCCAGATTTTTTCTATGTAGTTATAAACATAGAACATACATAATCAAATGACAACAACAAGAAGTTAAAATTACTGACTATTCACAAATTCATTTTCTTCCTCATATATAATTTCATACTGCTAGTCAATAGGTCATACATGTATACTTTTAGTTTTATTAGTTAATTGAAAGTGCCTTATTTTGAAATACAAGCAAATAAGGCTCAaccttacccaaaaaaaaaagaatcatgaGATTTGAGTCATAAGACAACATTGAAATAACAATATGCATATCCATAACACTATGTACGTGAAGCAGGTAAAACAACCTGCCTTCCCTTGAACTTATCAATAATATGTTTCAATTGAATTAATGTTCAAAAAACATCATGACAGAAAACTTGAAACCTTCATATATATAAATTCTGGGTTATATACAAACCTTCAATCTTGGGTGCGACATTTCCCAGAAAAAGTTTGGTGAACTTAAGCGACGATATTCCTGGGGGCCGATATTCTTCTAGTAGTGGCTCTACAGAATCCCTAATAACCATTGTTGCTGCCTAAAACCCAGAAGAAAAACTAGAAATCAGCCTAGAGACAGAGTTGATAGAATTGAAAAACAAAGGGTTTATTGGTCTGCAGTTACGAGAGACTGCATGTGAATATTTAACAGAAGAAGCAACAATTAGGAAATTTTAATAATACAGCTCCATGTATTTAAATACTTGCAAGGAGATAACAAAGTAACAAACCATATAAAACTCTGAGATTTtctaaaatcaaaaattatacAAAAGAATAGATTTGCTAAATTAATAACTACAAGTAGAAATAAGTATAAATCTCAATGCAATTATATGAATAGAGGAATGGAATACAATTAAGTTCCTGAATAATTTGGAAATCTCTAGGAGTTCCGGTATAGAAAAGTTCACTGGGATTTCATGCACGAGGAGAGATTGACACAATGAGTAGATTTGGCATAGTGCGGCATTTTTCATCAAAATGTGCGTCAATTAATTGATTGCATGTCCAAGATGGGCCCTGTACAAGCCAATAGAGTGTATCGGTTGCATGCCTGACTGTTTTCCCTGAACTTACATTCACCAAGCACCTGTGCAATGTCCAATACTGGGAACCAGTCATTAGAGCAAATGATACAGATGCATGAAGAATGTGGAAGCATCCTGAAATGATAGTGTGGAACTGtggattaaaaataaataaaagaagaatgACAGTGGACTTTACAAAGCCCAAGCCAAATAAAATTGTGGTATTTTAAATGCTTGAGCACTCGGGGTCTAGAAACTGAACAGATTATTGGCTTCCTGCTCTGGCTTTATCAACATGGGGCACCTTAAAGACACATGCTAGGATCAATTTATAAGCCTGATAACTGGCCAAACAATGTTGACTGCATAGTCTAGAATCAATTACATCAGATGCACATGTGAGGGGGCTTGTGGAGGAGGGGTGCAGCACAGTAACAATTTCaggatttaaaaaatattttgtctGAAGCTTAagttcaaaattcaaacaaaatCTGGGACTGACGGACAAAAAGGTCAGAGATCACATGATTAAGATAAGAAATAGCAGTTTGAAGGCATTGGAGTCATAGTGTACCAAAATATAGAAACTCTCAGAATAGATAAGAAAATATTCATACATAAGTTATTCGTGAAAGTTGCAAAATGTTCTATATATGTTTATCTGTAGGTTGCATCATTATGTTGAAATAAAATTGGGAATATTTGGAAATAAACAGAGAAATTTTCGAAGAACTTCTAGCTAGGAAAGACTGGCACAACAACTGTTACATCCATAACAATTCCTCAATTTTCCTTCAAGATAGAAGCAATTAAATCAACATTAGAAAGTAACAAGTGGATAAGTGAAATGACATTACACAAAATAAGTAATTCATTTTCCAAAACTACTACAGAATTAATCTGTTAAGCACTTCTAACTCAAGAGGGAGAAGCCTGTAATAGAGTCAAGGCAGGCCAAACACTATCATCaaattatatcatttgattgagaAAACAAGGACTCATGTTTTCAAAAACCGCCGGAAAAAGATGGTGTGACTGGTACCCTACCGTTTTGATGTGAAATTGGCACCAATACGAGCGCTAGAGACACTAAAACACTATGTATTGCTACATTGGTATCAATCCTTGGTATCAATCCTTAGTGGCGCCATGCTTCTACTGAAAAAACAATATGTCCCAGTGCATATCAACTATACCGATGCGTACCAGcagtttttcaatttttgtgaAGCTTTTCTGTTTCAGAACATACCACCAGTATCAATACTGTACCATTTCGCTGGAATAATGGCGCGAGGTTCGGTAACGACATTTAAAACCTTGCAAGGAATACATTGTCatctcatctttagatttatctgTTTCATATTTGGAtgatattcaaaaattatagaGGACCCAATACAAATTGTGGTGCTTCAATGGACTAAATGCGGTCCCGAGCCTAGATAAACATGTGGAGGGCTGATGATAGGTTGATAGCTAGTCATAGAAAGAATCTCAATTATGAAATGATGCCTAGATATAGCACATACGtatgcatatacatatgtaAGTGTATATTTACATAGATATGTATGTGCACATGTATTTGTTTACTCTAATATTAAACCTAAACTCACCAATGCCTCTCTATCAACAAGGCTTGGCACCATTCCGTTTGCGACCTCCACCATGTTACAAAGACTCCcatcttaaaaaataaatattcccCATTTAGTTCCAATATTACCTCAAGGGAGAAAAATAAGAAGAGTGAACATAAATCAGATTGGGGCAGTACAGACATCTGTTGTACTTCTCAAGCACATCGCACATGCCAAACTCTAGAATGTACATATGATCCTATCATCCTACGTCTGTTTACGCATGTCTGCTTGAATGTATGGatgcatatgcatgcatgcatgcatgtatatatgtatgtattaaaATGATGGCATGTAAACATGCATGCACATAGATACACAATTACACACATGTTCcattttttttagatatttGCCCTCTGACTCTCCATCATTCTCTAtcctaagagagagagagagagcaagaaacaaaaagaaTGAAAAGGAGGCTGTGTTATAAATCACTCAAATGCCCTCAAGCACAATTGGTTGTTACAATAGACAGTAGAAAAGCATGTAGAAGCAACATATTAGTTGTAACTTGTAACATAAGAAGAGCATAGTGCCAGCAATTAACCGACGAAGGGCCGTGCCTGCAGAAATACAATCAGGAACTCGAGTATCTTTGTCTTATAAGGAGCTTAATCAGAGAATTTAAGTGAGAGTTGTATGTGAAGTTTGAAGAAAATGAGCTCTCATAATGTTTTTAGACAAAAGCATGCAAAATTGAGTATAACTTCTCTTAATTAGGGAAACTTAGATATAAAATGATGCAATAAATAAGCATCTTACATCTGCAATGAAAGGCCATAGTTTACTCAATTGCTTGTTTAGCCATTTCACCTGCATGAAAATTTTTTAAAGCATACCAAGTAAGAGAACAAATCAATGACAAAATTAATTTGTAAGGATCAACAACAATATGAATGTACAAAGATCTTATTCTCATCGAATGCACAAGTTGGAGATATTTAGTTGACACTTTGCACTATATTGTTATAGAAGTGCATGCTATTGCTTATTGTATGAGAGGATCACAACaagttataattgtatataTAGGACCTTTTGCCCTCCAAAAGTAGATTAACTCATCTAGATTTATTCCTCAAGTTTCAGTCTCGAAGTGACTGCGAATCAAGAATACATCAAAAGAGACTCATCCTACatagaattcaaggaaaaagaaTGTCCCAGCCAATTATTCCACCATCAGGATTCGACCTAGCAGAAGTTCAAGCCAAAGGTCTCCCTGTCACATAC
Above is a genomic segment from Phoenix dactylifera cultivar Barhee BC4 chromosome 2, palm_55x_up_171113_PBpolish2nd_filt_p, whole genome shotgun sequence containing:
- the LOC103708196 gene encoding synaptotagmin-5, encoding MGLISGMVVGMAVGIALVAGWSRMMRYRSTQRVAKAVDIKLLGSLTRDDLKKLCGDNYPEWISFPAYEQVKWLNKQLSKLWPFIADAATMVIRDSVEPLLEEYRPPGISSLKFTKLFLGNVAPKIEGIRVQNLKKGQITMDIDFRWGGDLSIILAVEALVASLPIQVKDLQVFTVVRVIFQLSEEIPCISAVVVALLAEPKPRIDYTLKAVGGSLTAIPGLSDMIDDTVNSIVTDMLQWPHRIVVPLGGVDVDLSELELKPQGILSLVIVKATALKNMEMIGKSDPYVVLYVRPMFKVKTKVINNNLNPVWNETFELLAEDKETQSLILEVFDEDNVAQDKKLGIAKLPLIELEPETDKEFELRLLPSLDTLKIKDKKDRGTLTIKVKYHPFTKEEQLQALEQEKKLLEERRKMKEAGLIGSTMDALGGAASLVGSGVGLVGTGVGAGVGLVGSGFGAVGSGLSKAGKFMGRTVTNQFSSAKKNGSSTPAGQGERNES